A part of Legionella sainthelensi genomic DNA contains:
- the miaB gene encoding tRNA (N6-isopentenyl adenosine(37)-C2)-methylthiotransferase MiaB gives MAKKLYIKTNGCQMNEYDSSKMAEVLLQSHGLVKTDQVEDADVILLNTCSIREKAQEKVFSQLGQWREYKAKNPHVVIGVGGCVASQEGADIIKRAPFVDLVFGPQTLHRLPELLNERMEKKKPVVDISFPEIEKFDHLPPPRAEGPTAFVSIMEGCSKYCSFCVVPYTRGTEISRPFDDVLAECYQLAMQGVREINLLGQNVNDYRGTMENGDIADLALLIHYLAAIEGIGRIRFTTSHPLAFSDNLINAYAEVPELANHLHLPVQSGSDRILGLMKRGYTALEFKSKIRKLRKVRPDIRLSTDIIVGFPGETDKDFQDTMDLVHEIGFDTSFSFIYSPRPGTPAANLPDETPLEVKKQRLQILQNRLLLQASHYSQSMVGTLQKILVTGYSKKDSQQLSGRTECNRVVNFDGPAHLIGQFVDTQISDALPNSLRGRLIAVETETI, from the coding sequence ATGGCTAAAAAATTATATATCAAAACTAACGGCTGTCAGATGAATGAATATGACTCATCTAAAATGGCAGAGGTTTTGTTGCAGTCACATGGTTTGGTCAAAACAGACCAAGTTGAAGATGCTGATGTGATCTTGCTTAACACATGCTCTATTCGGGAAAAAGCACAGGAAAAAGTTTTTTCTCAATTAGGACAATGGCGTGAATATAAAGCAAAAAATCCGCATGTTGTGATTGGCGTAGGTGGTTGTGTAGCAAGTCAAGAAGGTGCAGACATCATTAAAAGAGCACCTTTTGTTGATCTTGTTTTTGGACCTCAAACATTACATCGACTCCCTGAGTTACTCAATGAACGCATGGAAAAGAAAAAACCAGTCGTTGATATTAGCTTCCCAGAAATCGAAAAGTTTGATCATCTCCCTCCTCCCAGAGCTGAAGGACCAACAGCTTTTGTTTCCATCATGGAAGGTTGCAGCAAATATTGCAGCTTCTGTGTTGTCCCATACACTCGCGGCACTGAAATTAGCAGGCCTTTTGATGATGTACTTGCAGAATGTTATCAATTAGCCATGCAAGGGGTAAGAGAAATTAATTTATTGGGCCAAAATGTTAATGATTATCGCGGAACAATGGAAAATGGCGATATTGCTGACTTAGCACTTTTAATTCATTATCTTGCCGCCATAGAAGGTATAGGTAGAATTCGTTTTACAACATCACACCCTCTGGCTTTTTCAGACAACCTAATTAATGCATATGCAGAAGTTCCTGAGTTAGCGAACCATCTGCATTTACCAGTTCAAAGTGGTTCAGACCGTATTTTAGGTTTAATGAAGCGAGGATATACCGCTTTAGAATTTAAATCTAAAATTAGAAAGTTACGAAAAGTACGACCGGATATTCGTTTATCTACAGATATTATTGTTGGTTTCCCAGGCGAAACTGATAAAGATTTTCAAGATACTATGGATTTAGTCCACGAAATAGGTTTTGATACTTCATTTAGCTTCATTTATAGCCCAAGACCCGGTACTCCAGCTGCTAATTTGCCCGATGAGACACCTTTAGAAGTTAAAAAACAAAGGCTCCAAATTTTGCAAAATAGACTCTTGTTACAAGCTTCTCATTATAGCCAATCGATGGTAGGCACCCTACAGAAAATATTAGTTACTGGTTATTCTAAAAAAGACTCACAACAACTCTCTGGACGTACTGAGTGCAATCGAGTAGTCAATTTTGATGGCCCCGCACATTTGATTGGCCAATTCGTTGACACACAGATCAGTGATGCACTACCAAACTCATTACGAGGACGCCTCATTGCCGTTGAGACTGAAACGATTTAA
- a CDS encoding CvpA family protein, whose translation MQFQWVDIIFIIIIGLSSITGLLRGFVKEFIAIGVWMLAVWAGYNYSGSVTPYIQPYIQNPSILSIVSFMVVVLGVLIGGGIANFIIGLFLKGSGLGAMDKVLGGVFGFGRGVFILSLIFAILSMTSLPYQQYVQGSRVYNQLTPVINWISGYLPGLLNQAKQMAANNKSFNLIDITPDA comes from the coding sequence ATGCAATTTCAATGGGTTGATATAATTTTTATAATAATAATTGGGCTATCCTCTATTACTGGTTTGTTAAGAGGATTTGTTAAAGAATTTATTGCAATAGGAGTGTGGATGTTAGCTGTTTGGGCGGGTTATAACTATTCGGGTAGCGTTACTCCCTATATACAACCTTACATACAGAATCCATCAATCCTTTCAATAGTAAGTTTTATGGTTGTGGTTCTTGGCGTTTTAATCGGCGGTGGTATTGCTAATTTTATCATCGGCCTCTTTTTAAAGGGGAGTGGTTTAGGTGCCATGGATAAAGTCCTTGGAGGTGTTTTCGGTTTTGGCCGAGGAGTGTTTATCTTGTCACTTATCTTTGCAATATTAAGCATGACCTCTTTGCCTTATCAGCAATATGTTCAAGGTTCTAGAGTGTATAATCAGCTAACACCAGTGATTAATTGGATCTCTGGATATTTACCGGGACTCCTCAATCAAGCGAAACAAATGGCCGCAAACAATAAATCTTTTAATCTTATTGATATAACCCCTGATGCTTAA
- the nadD gene encoding nicotinate-nucleotide adenylyltransferase: MYSIAIFGGSFDPIHNGHLQTSLTIQKHFGFDSYIFLPCKIPTIKPATIANSKQRIEMILRAINRYKENFKLDLREIERNTPSYMVETLESFRAEYPEASITLIIGYDAFLSLSQWYEWQKIITLAHLMVINRSEFSKQPIPEIMQEFLKKYQSENKMELLNTQAGSVFLFNAGDHEISSTSLREAIKKGADVKNKLPYSVYEYIKHQGLYQ; the protein is encoded by the coding sequence ATGTACAGCATAGCTATTTTCGGCGGCTCATTTGATCCGATTCATAATGGACATTTGCAAACCAGCTTAACCATACAAAAGCATTTCGGCTTTGATTCTTATATTTTTCTTCCTTGTAAAATACCAACAATAAAACCAGCCACTATTGCTAATAGCAAACAACGAATCGAAATGATTCTACGTGCAATAAACCGCTATAAGGAAAATTTCAAATTGGATTTGCGTGAAATAGAACGTAATACTCCCTCTTATATGGTTGAAACTCTAGAAAGCTTTAGAGCAGAGTATCCAGAAGCATCGATTACTTTAATTATTGGTTATGATGCTTTTCTTTCATTATCGCAATGGTATGAGTGGCAAAAAATAATTACACTTGCCCATCTCATGGTAATCAATCGATCAGAATTTTCGAAGCAACCTATTCCAGAAATCATGCAAGAATTTTTGAAGAAATACCAGAGTGAAAATAAAATGGAACTTTTGAACACTCAAGCAGGGAGTGTGTTTTTATTTAATGCCGGTGATCATGAAATTTCATCTACTTCACTGCGTGAAGCGATAAAAAAGGGAGCCGACGTTAAAAATAAGCTCCCTTATTCAGTCTATGAATACATTAAGCATCAGGGGTTATATCAATAA
- the folC gene encoding bifunctional tetrahydrofolate synthase/dihydrofolate synthase translates to MPKYHCINEWLHDLETRNTQEIQLGLTRIKEVAQVLHLQLPWCRVISVAGTNGKGSTVTALETIYHSAGYKVGSYTSPHLIHFNERIKVNLTPISDEDLCQAFSVIENARGETLLTYFEMTTLAALWYFKKMKLDVIILEVGLGGRLDATNIVDADLSIITTIDYDHQDYLGDTLEAIGYEKAGILRSGKPFIFADNNPPVSVTKKAIQLASPAYIYGRDFSIKENDFTWGVHYGEKTGLFSIDELPKPSIQLKAAAAAITACFLLKQYLPIDHTHLYAAMQRIFIPGRLQLHRGTVDVLYDVSHNPQSARLLAETVQKMKKTKVHAVFSALKDKDIYNLVMPLKNCVDYWYPAQLDNKRAAGADLLITILRDAAISVEFCYTSPLIAFDAALKQSRLGDLIVVYGSFFTVSHVMANRRFNEISN, encoded by the coding sequence TTGCCAAAATATCATTGCATTAATGAATGGTTACATGATTTAGAAACCAGAAATACTCAAGAGATACAACTGGGTTTAACTCGCATCAAAGAAGTTGCACAAGTTTTGCATTTGCAACTTCCTTGGTGTCGAGTGATTTCTGTTGCTGGTACTAATGGAAAAGGTTCAACTGTAACTGCTCTTGAAACAATTTATCATTCTGCTGGATATAAAGTAGGCTCTTATACTTCGCCTCATCTTATTCATTTTAATGAACGTATTAAAGTCAATTTGACGCCAATTTCTGATGAGGATTTATGTCAGGCATTTAGTGTTATAGAGAATGCTCGAGGAGAAACTCTCCTGACCTATTTTGAAATGACTACTTTAGCAGCTCTGTGGTATTTCAAAAAAATGAAGTTGGATGTCATTATTCTGGAAGTGGGATTGGGTGGGCGCTTAGATGCTACAAACATAGTTGATGCTGATTTATCCATTATTACAACCATTGATTATGACCATCAGGATTATTTAGGCGATACACTTGAAGCCATTGGTTATGAAAAAGCTGGAATTCTTCGTTCTGGTAAGCCATTCATTTTTGCAGATAATAACCCTCCTGTTTCTGTAACTAAGAAAGCGATACAATTAGCTTCTCCTGCATATATTTATGGTCGTGATTTTTCAATTAAGGAAAACGATTTTACCTGGGGTGTTCACTATGGAGAAAAGACTGGACTTTTTTCAATTGATGAATTACCTAAACCATCTATACAGCTTAAAGCAGCTGCAGCGGCAATCACTGCATGTTTTTTATTGAAGCAATACTTACCCATAGATCATACTCATTTGTACGCCGCAATGCAGCGTATTTTTATTCCAGGGCGTCTACAGTTGCATCGAGGTACTGTGGATGTCTTATATGATGTTTCTCATAATCCTCAATCAGCAAGATTACTTGCTGAAACTGTGCAAAAAATGAAAAAGACAAAGGTGCATGCGGTTTTTTCTGCATTAAAGGATAAAGATATTTATAATTTAGTGATGCCTCTAAAGAATTGCGTCGATTATTGGTATCCTGCACAACTGGATAATAAACGAGCTGCTGGAGCTGATTTACTGATTACAATTTTAAGAGATGCAGCAATTTCTGTGGAATTTTGCTATACTAGTCCTCTGATTGCTTTTGACGCCGCATTAAAGCAATCTAGACTTGGCGACTTAATTGTTGTTTACGGGTCTTTTTTCACAGTAAGTCATGTTATGGCCAATAGGAGATTCAATGAAATTAGTAATTGA
- a CDS encoding MFS transporter: protein MAHYNTQPESITNFGIQSIMPWMVWGLGCLFYFYECLLQVSPSVMSHELMRDFSVTSQTLGILSGIYFYSYAAMQLPGGVLMDYFGPHRLLTLATVVCAVSTIAFGMTDSFFMACVARLMIGFGSAFAAVGTMKLAANWFPAQRFALLTGLMVTLGMLGAIGGEAPLALLIDNFGWRHSMLIMGSTGLVLAVLLIFIAKDTPKSHEATTSHPTEEEQLIPSLLALMKNKQLWLVACYGGLMYMATPVFCGLWGVPFLMNKMMITKTTAANYISLVFVGWAIASPLWGIFSNRIGLRKPPMYIGCVGALICSLLFIFVPINRAIYMELLLFAFGIFSAGFLPAFTVAKELCNKKYVATGLSFMNMMNMIGIALAQPLIGYILDKMWEGEINGNVRVYPLEAYHTGLAILPLGMLIALIILPKIKETYCQSAQ, encoded by the coding sequence ATGGCACATTACAATACACAGCCTGAATCAATAACAAATTTTGGAATACAATCAATTATGCCCTGGATGGTATGGGGCTTGGGTTGTTTATTTTATTTTTATGAATGTCTCTTACAAGTATCTCCAAGTGTTATGAGTCACGAACTGATGAGAGACTTCTCAGTCACCAGCCAAACTTTAGGAATTTTATCGGGTATCTATTTTTATTCCTATGCCGCCATGCAACTGCCAGGTGGTGTATTAATGGATTATTTTGGCCCCCATCGCCTGCTCACATTGGCTACTGTAGTTTGTGCTGTGAGTACTATTGCTTTTGGTATGACTGACAGCTTTTTTATGGCTTGTGTAGCACGTTTAATGATAGGTTTTGGTTCTGCTTTCGCAGCTGTTGGAACAATGAAGCTAGCTGCCAATTGGTTTCCAGCCCAACGTTTTGCCTTATTAACTGGCCTTATGGTAACCTTAGGAATGCTAGGAGCAATTGGTGGAGAGGCTCCTTTAGCACTACTAATCGATAACTTTGGTTGGCGTCATAGCATGCTGATCATGGGAAGTACAGGACTCGTACTCGCCGTTTTACTCATTTTTATCGCCAAAGATACTCCAAAAAGTCATGAAGCTACTACCTCTCACCCCACTGAAGAAGAACAATTAATACCAAGTTTACTCGCGTTAATGAAGAATAAACAATTGTGGTTAGTCGCTTGCTATGGTGGTCTCATGTACATGGCAACTCCAGTTTTTTGTGGGCTATGGGGTGTTCCTTTTTTAATGAACAAAATGATGATCACCAAAACTACAGCAGCAAACTATATTTCTCTAGTCTTTGTTGGCTGGGCAATCGCCAGCCCCTTATGGGGAATATTTTCTAACCGTATTGGCCTACGTAAACCCCCTATGTATATAGGATGTGTAGGCGCTCTAATTTGTTCTTTACTCTTTATTTTTGTTCCAATTAATAGGGCAATATATATGGAGCTCCTATTGTTCGCATTTGGTATTTTTTCTGCAGGATTTTTGCCGGCATTTACCGTTGCTAAAGAGTTATGCAATAAAAAGTATGTTGCTACGGGTTTAAGTTTCATGAATATGATGAATATGATAGGTATAGCTTTAGCGCAGCCACTTATTGGTTATATTCTTGATAAAATGTGGGAAGGGGAAATTAATGGTAATGTCAGAGTTTATCCCTTGGAAGCATATCATACTGGTCTTGCTATTCTTCCGTTAGGAATGCTTATTGCTTTAATTATTTTGCCTAAAATCAAAGAAACTTATTGCCAAAGTGCACAGTAA
- the holA gene encoding DNA polymerase III subunit delta: MQIKQQMLAQQVQKKIAPLYMLIGQENYLLEESLATIKSAIKKKHYYDEKIISIQSTEDWNSIKEEANSYSLFSDIVLLNVFFDKKTIDALGKKILVEYLNSINPRCFIIIRAPYLSLKQVQWLSSQEHAVVTIAYPLNTDAMKHWIITQLKRNAIQFDPQIPDLIHHYTQGNMLACAQVIEKIVLSNNGNHKIDILQVQEHLSDQCEHDLFELVNACLLGQSDKAIQILRHAANNKTEATLVLWILSQEIRIIMQLHHLLEHKIDIKSACDQLKIWQQRISLYQTCYKRFNKETLIKLHSYCYSIDERIKSNINTQVWNTLENIALSLCLGNIIGDLCTA, from the coding sequence ATGCAAATCAAACAACAAATGCTCGCGCAACAAGTCCAAAAAAAAATTGCTCCACTTTACATGCTTATTGGGCAGGAAAATTATCTATTAGAGGAGTCTCTAGCTACAATAAAATCTGCCATCAAAAAAAAACATTATTATGATGAAAAAATCATCTCCATCCAGTCTACCGAAGATTGGAATAGCATAAAAGAAGAGGCAAACAGTTATTCTTTATTTTCAGATATTGTACTTTTAAATGTTTTTTTTGATAAAAAAACAATAGATGCTCTAGGAAAGAAAATTCTAGTAGAATACCTTAATTCTATTAATCCAAGATGCTTTATTATCATAAGAGCACCTTATTTATCGCTAAAACAAGTACAATGGCTTTCCTCTCAAGAGCACGCTGTAGTTACTATTGCTTATCCACTTAATACAGATGCGATGAAGCATTGGATAATCACGCAATTAAAAAGGAACGCTATCCAATTTGACCCACAGATTCCTGATTTAATCCACCATTATACTCAAGGAAACATGTTAGCTTGTGCTCAAGTTATTGAAAAAATAGTACTTTCTAATAATGGTAATCACAAGATTGATATCCTACAAGTACAAGAGCATTTATCAGATCAATGCGAGCACGATCTTTTTGAATTAGTTAATGCATGTTTACTTGGGCAAAGTGATAAAGCAATTCAAATTTTACGCCATGCCGCGAATAATAAAACTGAAGCTACTTTGGTATTATGGATACTGAGCCAGGAAATCAGAATAATCATGCAACTCCATCATCTCTTGGAGCATAAAATTGATATCAAGAGCGCTTGCGATCAATTAAAAATATGGCAACAACGTATTAGTCTTTATCAGACATGTTATAAGCGATTTAATAAAGAAACGTTAATAAAATTACATAGCTACTGTTATTCTATTGATGAACGTATTAAATCAAATATAAATACGCAAGTATGGAATACTTTGGAAAATATTGCTCTTTCATTGTGTCTAGGAAACATAATAGGTGATTTATGTACAGCATAG
- the rluD gene encoding 23S rRNA pseudouridine(1911/1915/1917) synthase RluD encodes MIEHIQRQLTIPREYHNQRIDSVLAHLLPDYSRSQISSWIKAGTITLNHQSCKPKDKVEDGDLIEINVDFNKTDSHLDHCAPEEIPLNIIYEDEDVLVLNKPANMVVHPGAGNKEHTLVNALLHHAPSLTHLPRAGIVHRLDKDTTGLLIVAKTLAAHTSLIRQMQAREIKRHYITLVQGHIISGGIIDTGFGRHPRNRLKMAVQEHGRQAITHYAVKKQYHDFTLLDVNLMTGRTHQIRVHLAYIHHPVIGDPLYGTRMRFPTQASEHLRTLFQNFKRQALHARTLSFYHPKTEKELTLMAPIPDDFQLLLNTLDEHYED; translated from the coding sequence ATGATAGAACATATTCAAAGACAATTAACCATCCCTCGCGAGTACCATAATCAACGCATAGATAGTGTACTCGCACATCTACTTCCGGATTATTCGCGCTCGCAAATCAGTAGCTGGATTAAAGCGGGCACAATCACGCTTAATCACCAATCGTGTAAACCTAAAGATAAAGTTGAGGATGGTGACTTAATCGAGATTAATGTTGATTTTAATAAAACAGACTCTCATTTAGATCATTGTGCCCCAGAAGAAATTCCTTTAAATATTATCTATGAAGATGAGGATGTTTTAGTACTCAACAAACCAGCAAATATGGTTGTACATCCTGGTGCAGGAAATAAAGAACATACATTAGTAAATGCGTTATTACATCATGCACCCTCACTCACTCATTTACCTCGAGCGGGAATTGTCCATCGACTCGATAAAGACACAACAGGTCTTTTAATTGTAGCTAAAACCTTAGCCGCACACACCTCGTTGATACGCCAAATGCAAGCACGGGAAATTAAACGTCATTACATTACTTTAGTGCAAGGCCATATTATTTCAGGCGGCATTATTGATACAGGTTTTGGACGTCACCCTAGAAATAGACTCAAAATGGCTGTACAAGAACATGGAAGGCAAGCCATAACTCATTATGCAGTTAAAAAGCAGTATCATGATTTTACTTTGTTGGATGTTAACCTCATGACTGGTCGAACACACCAAATCAGGGTTCATCTAGCATACATCCACCATCCTGTTATTGGTGATCCACTTTATGGGACACGCATGCGTTTTCCAACGCAAGCATCTGAACACTTACGCACCCTATTTCAAAACTTTAAAAGACAAGCACTGCACGCACGAACACTCTCATTTTATCATCCAAAAACAGAAAAAGAGTTGACGCTTATGGCCCCTATACCCGATGATTTTCAACTCCTTCTCAACACTTTAGACGAGCATTATGAAGACTAA
- a CDS encoding SPOR domain-containing protein — protein MKLVIDEKLKHRLVGMAVVLSLGAIFLPSMMKKSSQRFENNFSVNVKLPPKPTAPNVVMSDEKEMFETIKVAKVEIPPVLDQKGSDLDKEDFIQSVQAVDDEGIRVAKSEPTPNREVAKPIELALNNGAKIAAEKQINEVAKKPVKLVKPVKVQRQMAPKKVVSAPVIAKANENPSVSQKSIYAVQLASFAKFSNAQALVSRLKSQGYKANYLKTNGKRGVIYKVYVGHSPVKSDVVRVQTQLASVMQLNGLVVNTGVS, from the coding sequence ATGAAATTAGTAATTGATGAAAAGCTAAAACATCGTTTGGTTGGCATGGCTGTTGTTTTATCCTTGGGGGCCATTTTTCTTCCTTCAATGATGAAAAAATCCAGCCAGCGCTTTGAAAATAATTTTAGTGTCAATGTAAAGTTACCTCCTAAGCCAACAGCTCCTAACGTGGTTATGTCCGATGAAAAAGAGATGTTTGAAACTATAAAAGTAGCTAAAGTTGAAATTCCTCCTGTTTTAGACCAAAAGGGATCTGATCTCGATAAAGAAGATTTTATTCAATCTGTTCAAGCTGTTGATGATGAAGGAATTCGGGTAGCTAAATCAGAACCTACACCGAATAGAGAGGTTGCTAAACCTATAGAACTTGCATTAAATAATGGCGCAAAAATTGCAGCAGAGAAGCAAATAAATGAGGTCGCAAAGAAACCTGTGAAACTGGTCAAACCCGTCAAAGTACAGAGACAAATGGCACCTAAAAAAGTTGTTTCTGCGCCAGTTATTGCTAAAGCAAATGAGAATCCTTCTGTAAGTCAAAAAAGTATTTATGCAGTTCAATTAGCATCTTTTGCAAAGTTTTCTAATGCTCAAGCTTTAGTTAGCAGGTTGAAAAGCCAAGGATATAAGGCGAATTACCTTAAAACAAATGGAAAGCGAGGCGTTATTTATAAAGTTTATGTAGGACACTCACCTGTTAAAAGTGATGTGGTAAGAGTACAAACTCAATTGGCAAGTGTGATGCAATTGAATGGTTTAGTGGTCAATACTGGAGTTAGCTAA
- the accD gene encoding acetyl-CoA carboxylase, carboxyltransferase subunit beta, which translates to MSWFKKLLPSRINTDTSQKKGVPEGLWLKCSGCNEVLYSIELEKNLMVCPSCNFHHRISARTRIKQFLDEGSQEEIAASLEPHDRLKFRDSKKYKDRISQAQKATGEKEALVVVKGTLLQQPVVVGSFEFNFMGGSMGATVGEKFVRAVQIATKEQRPYVCFTASGGARMQEGLFSLMQMAKTSAALAKFAETGLPFIVILTDPTMGGVSASFASLGDVIVAEPNALIGFAGPRVIEQTVRQILPEGFQRSEFLLEHGHIDMILERKNIRPVVAELVSKLTRQATGV; encoded by the coding sequence ATGAGTTGGTTTAAAAAACTATTGCCCTCAAGAATTAATACAGATACTTCTCAAAAAAAAGGGGTTCCTGAAGGCTTATGGCTGAAATGCTCTGGCTGTAATGAGGTTCTTTATAGTATCGAGTTAGAAAAAAATTTGATGGTTTGTCCATCCTGTAATTTTCATCATAGGATATCTGCTAGAACTCGAATTAAGCAATTTCTTGATGAAGGGAGTCAAGAAGAAATCGCTGCTTCGTTAGAACCTCATGACCGGTTAAAATTTAGAGATTCTAAAAAATATAAAGACAGAATCTCCCAGGCTCAAAAAGCAACTGGTGAGAAAGAAGCGTTAGTTGTTGTCAAAGGAACTTTATTACAACAGCCTGTAGTAGTTGGATCTTTTGAATTCAACTTTATGGGTGGGTCCATGGGGGCCACCGTAGGCGAAAAATTCGTTCGTGCCGTTCAAATTGCAACTAAAGAACAAAGACCATATGTTTGCTTTACTGCCAGTGGGGGTGCACGCATGCAAGAGGGGCTTTTTTCCTTAATGCAAATGGCAAAAACTTCAGCTGCTTTAGCTAAATTTGCAGAAACAGGGTTGCCGTTTATCGTAATTCTTACTGATCCCACTATGGGTGGGGTATCTGCTAGTTTTGCAAGCCTTGGTGATGTAATTGTTGCTGAACCTAACGCTTTAATTGGTTTCGCTGGCCCCAGAGTGATTGAGCAAACAGTCAGGCAAATTCTCCCAGAAGGGTTTCAGCGTAGTGAATTTTTATTAGAGCATGGCCATATTGATATGATTTTGGAACGAAAGAATATTCGTCCTGTTGTCGCAGAATTAGTTTCCAAATTAACACGTCAAGCCACAGGGGTTTAG
- the lptE gene encoding LPS assembly lipoprotein LptE, which translates to MKYSYAKFESLILQSIITAVLAFSLSACGFHLRGVSNVPSWLNNIALISENNDKQFISIIESRLEGSKIQINEPSHAQYWLLVNEVNLQQQIISVGASTNPRQYTLTLTVIYMLKTRKGQELTPPSRVSVSRQLTLNNDRILGSKDEESILIGEMKQDAVTQILYRLSHLQKPSF; encoded by the coding sequence ATGAAATATAGCTACGCAAAGTTTGAATCTTTGATTTTACAAAGTATTATTACCGCAGTACTGGCTTTTTCTCTATCTGCCTGTGGGTTTCATCTGCGTGGCGTGAGTAACGTACCTAGTTGGCTTAATAATATTGCGCTCATTTCTGAAAATAACGACAAGCAATTTATCTCCATAATAGAATCACGATTGGAAGGTTCAAAAATTCAAATTAATGAACCTTCTCATGCTCAATATTGGCTTTTAGTTAATGAAGTGAATCTGCAACAGCAAATTATTAGTGTAGGAGCGAGCACCAATCCCAGACAATATACGTTAACTTTAACCGTAATCTATATGTTGAAAACTCGAAAAGGCCAAGAGTTAACACCTCCTAGCAGGGTTAGTGTATCCCGTCAACTTACCTTGAATAATGATAGGATTCTTGGTTCTAAGGATGAAGAAAGCATATTAATCGGAGAAATGAAACAAGATGCCGTGACTCAAATCTTGTATAGACTGAGTCATCTACAAAAACCTTCATTTTAA